The Brevibacillus brevis genome contains a region encoding:
- a CDS encoding YczE/YyaS/YitT family protein — protein MIRLKFEYLLFIVGLLILALGINMMTTITSFGLSPYDSLFIALYQNFGISIGFWMFAINLTFVIIVLFMDRSYITVGAILVMVLISIFVDLIGSIDALMAAIRSLPPLLTMALGNICIGSGIGLYVCTQVCTAPQEAFVLVMSKRLKWTFRRTEILLACMFLSASFLLDGPIYYGTVVLSFTTGYIIQAAINIGNKMLRLVNQTKGAEA, from the coding sequence GTGATTCGCTTAAAATTTGAATATCTCTTGTTTATCGTAGGCTTATTGATTTTAGCACTCGGGATCAACATGATGACGACCATTACATCTTTTGGTCTTAGCCCGTATGATTCTCTGTTTATTGCCCTGTATCAAAACTTCGGGATATCGATTGGCTTCTGGATGTTTGCCATTAACCTGACCTTTGTCATCATCGTCCTTTTCATGGATCGCAGTTATATTACTGTCGGTGCCATTTTGGTCATGGTGCTGATCTCCATCTTTGTCGATTTGATCGGGTCCATCGATGCGCTCATGGCTGCTATCCGTTCATTGCCGCCGCTTCTGACCATGGCACTCGGAAACATTTGCATCGGCAGCGGTATCGGGCTGTATGTGTGTACGCAAGTGTGCACAGCCCCCCAAGAGGCATTTGTACTGGTCATGTCGAAAAGATTAAAGTGGACATTCAGACGGACAGAAATTTTGCTGGCGTGCATGTTTCTTAGCGCAAGCTTCCTGTTAGATGGCCCGATTTATTACGGAACAGTCGTGCTGTCGTTTACGACTGGCTACATTATTCAAGCAGCAATCAACATCGGGAATAAGATGCTTCGTCTCGTCAATCAAACGAAGGGGGCGGAGGCATAA
- a CDS encoding LacI family DNA-binding transcriptional regulator produces the protein MANIREIAKLAGVSVSTVSRVLNNHPYVNEKKRAEILKIIEEQNYVQNSNAVHLSTGKTMVIGVTLPLVNNQYYSSIIEGIAAEAAQHHYKLMVCQTNNNPEQERSVLHLLKNKKIDGLIMCSRSSSCETLNEYAGYGPIITCEANDTISVSSVHIDHYQTFRIGMEYLMKKGHRRIGYCIGRKNSFNSQHRKRAYYEKLRSIDVTPSPEWSFEECLTIQDGKDVVGKLLQTEERPTAMIVSCNHIAAGIIKEASRFGISVPEDLAVVGCDDQPIGELLEITTVSSSSTLMGKYAFEMLHERIWTQQLDGKKEEKELSPVLVERLTT, from the coding sequence GTGGCTAACATAAGAGAAATCGCGAAATTGGCAGGTGTATCCGTTTCAACCGTTTCCCGTGTGCTTAACAACCATCCGTACGTGAACGAGAAAAAACGCGCGGAGATTCTCAAGATTATTGAAGAACAAAATTATGTTCAAAACAGTAATGCGGTTCACCTCTCTACCGGAAAAACGATGGTAATCGGTGTGACGTTACCTCTCGTCAACAATCAGTACTACAGCTCCATTATCGAAGGGATTGCAGCAGAAGCGGCTCAGCATCATTACAAGCTGATGGTGTGCCAAACAAATAACAACCCCGAGCAAGAACGCAGCGTTTTACACTTGCTCAAAAATAAAAAAATCGACGGGCTAATCATGTGCTCCAGGTCCAGCTCTTGTGAAACGCTCAATGAATACGCAGGATACGGACCTATCATCACTTGTGAAGCAAATGATACCATATCTGTTTCAAGTGTTCATATCGACCACTATCAAACGTTTCGGATCGGGATGGAGTATCTGATGAAGAAGGGGCATCGCCGGATCGGGTATTGCATCGGCAGAAAAAACAGCTTTAACAGTCAGCATCGCAAGCGTGCCTATTACGAAAAGCTGCGTTCGATTGACGTGACACCCTCTCCTGAGTGGTCATTTGAAGAGTGTTTAACGATCCAAGACGGCAAGGATGTCGTGGGAAAATTGTTGCAAACAGAAGAGCGGCCGACAGCAATGATCGTATCGTGCAATCATATAGCGGCAGGGATCATCAAAGAAGCCAGCAGATTCGGGATTAGTGTACCAGAAGACTTAGCCGTAGTCGGTTGCGATGATCAGCCGATCGGAGAACTGCTAGAGATCACCACCGTCTCCAGCTCCAGTACGTTGATGGGAAAATACGCATTTGAGATGCTGCATGAGCGGATTTGGACTCAGCAATTGGATGGGAAAAAGGAAGAGAAGGAACTGTCGCCCGTATTGGTAGAGCGACTGACGACGTAA